CACTCTTAGTCCCAGCCCTGAGAGCTCCACTCTCAGTCCCAGCCCTGAGAGCTCCACTCTCAGTCCCAGCCCTGAGAGCTCCACTCTCAGTCCAGCCCTGAGAGCACACTCTCAGTCCCAGCCCTGAGAGCACACTCTCAGTCCCAGCCCTGAGAGCTCCACTCTCAGTCCCAGCCCTGAGAGCTCCACTCTCTGTCCCAGCCCTGAGAGCTCCACTCTCTGTCCCAGCCCTGAGAGCTCCACTCTCAGTCCCAGCCCTGAGAGCTCCACTCTCAGTCCCAGCCCTGAGAGCTCCACTCTCAGTCCCAGCCCTGAGAGCTCCACTCTCAGTCCTAGCCCTGAGAGCTCCACTCTCAGTCCCAGCCCTGAGAGCTCCACTCTCAGTCCCAGCCCTGAGAGCTCCACTCTCAGTCCCAGCCCTGAGAGCTCCACTCTCAGTCCCAGCC
This genomic window from Procambarus clarkii isolate CNS0578487 chromosome 62, FALCON_Pclarkii_2.0, whole genome shotgun sequence contains:
- the LOC138354398 gene encoding uncharacterized protein DDB_G0282077-like; the protein is MQRGLQSPVFQHGPTQRLDRPPHELEKVEEEQNSTQGQEDTRLQVKPQGTKTSVYSSDRENNQAGTESGALRAGTESGALRAGTESGALRAGTESGALRARTESGALRAGTESGALRAGTESGALRAGTESGALRAGTESGALRAGTESGALRAGTESGALRAGTESVLSGLGLRVCSQGWTESGALRAGTESGALRAGTESGALRAGTKSGALRAGTEWSSQGWD